The genomic window AGTGGCCGCCGACGGGTGTATGCGTTTCCCAGTGGGCGCTGCCCTCATTGATGTTGATGAGTCCGGCATGGATCTGTTCGGCGAAGCGGTACATCTTCGACACTGACTCAGTGAAGACGCCACAGGATAGACCCAAATCGATACCGTTGGCGATGTCGATGGCCTCGTCGTAGTCGGAGAACGTGATGATCGGTGCGATGGGGCCGAACGTTTCGGCCTCATTGGTCACCATGTCGGTGGTTACATCGTCCAAAACCGTCGGTTGGTAGTAGAGATTGCCCGGGAGCTGAGTCGAGCGCTCTCCGCCATGGAGGAGTGTTGCCCCTTTCGAGACGGCGTCCTCCACGTGCGCGTCCATCTTTTTGGCGACCGATTCGTTGTTGAGCGGCCCCATGTCGGTTGCCTCTGATAGGGGATGGCCGAGCGTCACTTCCTTGGTGTGTTCTAGTAACTGCTCCCGAAACGGTTCGTGGACGTCCTCGTGGACGAGGATGCGTTCACTCGCCGTACAGATCTGGCCGGCATTGGTAAAACAGCCTCCGGCAACGGTTTCGGCAGCATGTTCAATATCGGCATCATCGAGGACGATAACCGGACCGTTCCCACCGAGTTCCAACAAGGTCGGTTTGGCGCCTGCATTTCGCGCGACTAACTCGCCTGTCTCAGGGCTACCGGTGAAGCCGACGGCATCGGTGCCGCCGTGCTTCACGACAGCTTCTCCTACTACCGGCCCCTCCCCGGTAACCAGGTTTAACGCGCCGTCGGGGAGGCCAGTTTCCGCGAGCACTTCGACCAGTTTCACGGAAAAAACGGACGTTGTCGGTGCGGGAACCCAGACAATGGCGTTTCCGACCCCTAAGCCTGGGGCAAGATATTCGCTCGGAATCGTCAGCGGATAGTTCCACGGCGTGATGACTCCATAGACGCCGTGAGGTTCGCGGAGAGTGAACACGCGGGTATCTGGATCGGCCGCGGGAATGGTCTCTCCG from Halobaculum magnesiiphilum includes these protein-coding regions:
- a CDS encoding aldehyde dehydrogenase family protein, producing the protein MGDTADHQVYDLPQEAYGLFIDGEWRGKPNRSSPATSPATEEVIGTVTMGTEEDVSDAVVAATEAQQDLAAMTAFERAELVHELADAINSEADDLAMWLSADQGKPLTEAKIEVDLAVEMYRDAAENVKRAGGETIPAADPDTRVFTLREPHGVYGVITPWNYPLTIPSEYLAPGLGVGNAIVWVPAPTTSVFSVKLVEVLAETGLPDGALNLVTGEGPVVGEAVVKHGGTDAVGFTGSPETGELVARNAGAKPTLLELGGNGPVIVLDDADIEHAAETVAGGCFTNAGQICTASERILVHEDVHEPFREQLLEHTKEVTLGHPLSEATDMGPLNNESVAKKMDAHVEDAVSKGATLLHGGERSTQLPGNLYYQPTVLDDVTTDMVTNEAETFGPIAPIITFSDYDEAIDIANGIDLGLSCGVFTESVSKMYRFAEQIHAGLININEGSAHWETHTPVGGHSKTDSGVGRIGGQYTIDEMSQVKNVTVNIDSTPK